The Diadema setosum chromosome 4, eeDiaSeto1, whole genome shotgun sequence genome window below encodes:
- the LOC140227792 gene encoding collagen triple helix repeat-containing protein 1-like encodes MKCKLEVCDALRVWYLAITLHLLCALGPGVDAAVEQYRRQVTLEECSAGSPGPPGPPGPPGVQGEPGAPSSVTKNWRQCSWWKINDGQDSGQVKTCSFTKEYSDTYLYVAWSGNLRVATNNPACCRWYFTFNNAECSNPNRIEAVTYASGYSSYNLHRPRVLMGYCKGISAGSITVGFWVGACSGYGNYDCYTGWNSASHIMIEEVTPSPYD; translated from the exons ATGAAGTGTAAGTTAGAAGTCTGTGATGCTCTCCGTGTATGGTATCTGGCGATAACTCTTCACCTACTGTGCGCTCTTGGTCCAGGCGTGGATGCAGCTGTCGAGCAATACAGACGACAGGTCACATTGGAG GAATGTTCGGCTGGCTCCCCTGGTCCTCCCGGCCCACCGGGGCCACCCGGGGTGCAAGGCGAGCCAGGTGCCCCGAGCAGCGTGACCAAGAACTGGAGGCAGTGTTCGTGGTGGAAGATAAATGACGGTCAAGACTCCGGCCAAGTCAAG ACATGTAGTTTCACCAAGGAGTATTCCGACACCTACCTATACGTGGCTTGGTCTGGCAACCTCCGGGTCGCCACAAACAACCCGGCCTGCTGTCGGTGGTACTTCACTTTCAACAACGCGGAATGCTCCAACCCCAATCGGATTGAAGCTGTCACGTACGCCAGTGGATACTCGAGCTACAACCTCCACCGTCCCCGAGTTTTGATGG GCTACTGCAAAGGGATCAGCGCCGGAAGCATCACCGTTGGGTTCTGGGTCGGAGCTTGCAGTGGTTATGGAAACTATGACTGCTACACCGGTTGGAACAGCGCGAGTCACATTATGATTGAAGAAGTCACTCCATCACCCTACgattag